The Salvia miltiorrhiza cultivar Shanhuang (shh) chromosome 1, IMPLAD_Smil_shh, whole genome shotgun sequence genome has a window encoding:
- the LOC131000819 gene encoding putative germin-like protein 2-1, whose protein sequence is MSTNFLLLSTIALCIICAVFAFEPSPLQDFCVADPTSSARVNGQVCKSPGSVGANDFSFSGLHIPGNTSNPNGSRVTAVTVAQLPGLNTLGISMVRIDYAAWGINPPHTHPRATEILTVIEGSLEVGFVTSNPDNRLITKTLQKGDVFVFPIGLVHFQRNVGTKNAVAIAALSSQNPGVITIANAVFGSKPDISSDVLAKAFQLDQSVVRNLQAKF, encoded by the exons ATGTCGACTAATTTTCTCTTGTTAAGCACCATTGCTCTTTGTATCATCTGCGCCGTCTTCGCCTTCGAGCCAAGTCCGTTACAAGATTTCTGCGTCGCTGATCCCACAAGCTCAG cacGAGTGAATGGTCAAGTTTGCAAGAGCCCTGGATCAGTTGGAGCCAACGACTTCTCCTTCAGTGGGCTCCACATTCCCGGCAACACCTCGAACCCTAACGGTTCAAGGGTGACCGCGGTGACCGTAGCCCAGTTGCCAGGGCTCAACACCCTCGGAATCTCCATGGTGCGCATTGACTACGCGGCGTGGGGAATCAACCCTCCCCACACCCACCCGAGAGCCACGGAGATCTTGACGGTCATTGAGGGTTCACTTGAAGTAGGGTTTGTGACCTCCAATCCCGACAATAGGCTCATCACAAAGACCCTTCAGAAGGGCGACGTTTTCGTGTTCCCGATTGGACTCGTTCACTTCCAACGCAATGTGGGGACTAAAAATGCAGTTGCCATAGCTGCATTGAGCAGCCAGAACCCTGGAGTCATCACCATTGCTAACGCTGTTTTCGGGTCGAAGCCCGATATTAGCAGCGATGTTCTCGCCAAGGCCTTCCAGCTCGACCAGAGCGTTGTGCGCAACTTGCAAGCTAAATTTTAG
- the LOC131000825 gene encoding putative germin-like protein 2-1: MAKNIMLLCLVALSFGFLAYAFEPSPLQDFCVADTSSSARVNGHVCKNPGSVGAEDFSFSGLHMPGNTSNPNGSRVTPVTVAQLPGLNTLGISMVRIDYAPWGINPPHTHPRATEILAVIEGSLEVGFVTSNPDNRLITKTLQKGDVFVFPIGLVHFQRNVGTKNAVAIAALSSQNPGVITIANVVFGSKPDISSNVLAKAFQIEQSVVYHLQATF, from the exons ATGGCAAAAAATATTATGTTACTGTGCCTAGTAGCCTTGTCTTTTGGTTTTCTTGCATATGCATTTGAGCCTAGCCCTTTGCAAGATTTCTGTGTAGCTGATACGTCCAGCTCAG CAAGAGTGAATGGGCATGTCTGCAAGAACCCTGGATCAGTTGGCGCTGAGGACTTCTCCTTTAGCGGCCTGCATATGCCCGGCAACACCTCCAACCCTAACGGCTCGAGGGTGACCCCGGTCACTGTTGCCCAGTTGCCGGGGCTCAACACCCTCGGAATCTCCATGGTGCGCATTGACTACGCTCCGTGGGGAATCAACCCTCCCCACACTCACCCCAGAGCCACTGAGATCTTGGCTGTCATTGAGGGTTCACTTGAAGTAGGGTTTGTGACCTCCAATCCCGACAATAGGCTCATCACAAAGACCCTTCAGAAGGGCGACGTTTTCGTGTTCCCGATTGGACTCGTTCACTTCCAGCGCAATGTGGGGACTAAAAATGCAGTTGCCATAGCTGCATTGAGCAGCCAGAACCCTGGAGTCATCACCATTGCTAACGTTGTTTTCGGGTCGAAGCCCGATATTAGTAGCAATGTTCTTGCCAAGGCCTTCCAGATCGAGCAGAGTGTTGTGTATCATCTCCAGGCCACATTCTAG
- the LOC131000810 gene encoding putative germin-like protein 2-1, giving the protein MAMNILLISAIALSFTFLALAFEPSPLQDFCVADPTSSARVNGQVCKNPASVVANDFSFSGLHMPGNTSNPNGSRVTAVTVAQLAGLNTLGISMVRIDYAAWGINPPHTHPRATEILTVIEGSLEVGFVTSNPDNSLITKTLQKGDVFVFPIGLVHFQRNVGTKNAVAIAALSSQNPGVITIANAVFGSKPDISSDILAKAFQVDKTVVDQLQTKF; this is encoded by the exons ATGGCGATGAACATCCTCTTGATTAGCGCGATCGCCCTATCTTTCACCTTTCTTGCACTCGCCTTCGAGCCGAGCCCATTGCAGGATTTCTGCGTCGCAGATCCTACCAGCTCAG CAAGAGTGAATGGCCAAGTTTGCAAAAACCCTGCTTCAGTTGTAGCAAACGACTTCTCCTTCAGCGGACTGCATATGCCCGGGAACACCTCGAACCCTAACGGCTCGAGGGTGACCGCAGTCACAGTAGCCCAGTTGGCGGGGCTCAACACCCTCGGAATCTCCATGGTGCGCATTGACTACGCGGCGTGGGGAATCAACCCTCCCCACACTCACCCGAGAGCCACCGAGATCTTGACGGTCATTGAAGGTTCACTTGAAGTAGGGTTTGTGACCTCCAATCCTGACAATAGCCTCATCACAAAGACCCTTCAGAAGGGCGATGTTTTCGTGTTCCCGATCGGACTCGTTCATTTCCAACGCAATGTGGGGACTAAAAATGCAGTTGCCATAGCTGCATTGAGCAGCCAGAATCCAGGAGTGATCACCATTGCCAACGCTGTTTTCGGGTCGAAGCCCGACATTAGTAGTGATATTCTCGCCAAGGCCTTCCAGGTTGATAAGACTGTTGTGGATCAGCTCCAGACTAAATTCTAG
- the LOC131000839 gene encoding uncharacterized protein LOC131000839, translating into MENVDPNVTRVQHVAKASSDQLLSKFAEVGSDSNRKIQAKDLRLAKRVKRNQECADNKSSVSALAERKSLLPPRKQPALMRRLGISRAKIKAREIKNKSIITAIEKTWRRTVEGASRVLMEKHYNRHKRLINDSY; encoded by the exons aTGGAGAATGTCGATCCTAATGTGACTAGAGTTCAGCATGTGGCGAAAGCATCCTCGGATCAGCTTCTGAGCAAGTTCGCCGAGGTGGGCTCCGATTCCAACAGAAAAATACAAGCTAAAGATCTAAGATTGGCGAAGAGAGTGAAAAGAAATCAAGAATGTGCTGATAATAAGAGCTCTGTTTCTGCCTTAGCAGAGAGGAAATCGCTTCTTCCACCGCGTAAACAGCCGGCGCTGATGCGGCGGCTGGGGATCAGTAGGGCCAAGatcaaagccagagaaatcaagaacaAATCAATCATCACCGCCATTGAGAAG ACATGGCGTAGAACTGTGGAAGGGGCTTCGAGAGTGTTGATGGAGAAGCATTACAACCGCCATAAACGCCTAATTAACGACTCCTATTAG
- the LOC131000832 gene encoding putative germin-like protein 2-1: MTMLVVLFSTLALAFIGVSFAFDPTPLQDFCVSDVKSPGCKSPESVTPDDFFYSGMNLPGNTSNPYRAGLKAARIPGLNTLGLTLARLDFLPGGFIPPHYHPRAAEILTVLEGSMEVGFVTSYPNYKHYAKVLQKGGVFVVPVGLVHYQRGVGAANTVVLSAVNSQNAGIVEVAGGIFGAKPAINSDYLSSAFRLDKKTVEMLQSKPWS; this comes from the exons ATGACTATGCTTGTAGTTTTATTCAGCACTCTCGCCCTCGCTTTCATAGGGGTGTCCTTCGCCTTTGATCCTACTCCCTTGCAAGATTTCTGCGTTTCAGATGTCAAAAGCCCGG GATGCAAGAGCCCGGAAAGCGTTACACCCGACGACTTCTTCTACAGCGGGATGAATTTGCCGGGCAACACGAGCAACCCGTATCGGGCCGGGCTGAAAGCGGCCCGAATTCCAGGGCTGAACACTCTCGGGCTTACATTGGCCCGCCTCGATTTCTTGCCAGGCGGATTCATCCCACCGCACTATCACCCGAGGGCGGCCGAGATTCTGACTGTTCTAGAAGGTTCCATGGAAGTCGGATTCGTAACCTCGTACCCTAACTACAAACACTATGCCAAAGTTCTTCAGAAGGGTGGTGTCTTTGTCGTCCCCGTCGGGCTTGTCCACTACCAGCGCGGCGTCGGGGCGGCCAACACGGTGGTTCTGTCGGCGGTCAACAGCCAGAACGCCGGAATTGTTGAAGTCGCCGGCGGTATCTTCGGCGCAAAACCTGCCATTAACAGCGATTATCTATCAAGTGCTTTTAGGTTGGATAAGAAAACCGTGGAGATGCTCCAGTCCAAGCCTTGGTCTTGA